The Coffea arabica cultivar ET-39 chromosome 10e, Coffea Arabica ET-39 HiFi, whole genome shotgun sequence region acgaaacgtctacgtttcgaatcttagtcgatttttaaagttctgaaacTAAGGCTGCGTTTGGATTCCCtgtttttgggggtgtttttgaaaaacaatacTGTAGCAGTTTTTTAAAAACACGCATTGTCGTTTGGattgttgtttttgaaaaactcttattttttgaaaaacacatGCGTTTGGATTgagctgtttttgaaaaacagcttcgtttggattagctgtttttgtgggattttttaaaaataaaactttactgtagcagagtttttagagcATATTTTGGATTGGATgttggaaaatattttgaaatatttaagaatataaaagtttttagaaaatattttgagatacattcttgaaaattttttttaaaaaaataaaactaattttttgattaccttttatagtactttttaaaattttttattgtatttcaaaaactagtttatGTGTAACACCCCCAAAACAGGGGATCTAAGGGTCCAAATGTGTAATTGGCCAATACGTTCGCTATGTTTGCAAAATATTGGCCATTAAATTATGTCCCCTCCCGCAATTTCCTAAAGTAGTTGGCAAAGTTTCAACCAAATTTTGCACTGTAAAAAATGTGCCTAGAACTTAACTCGGTCATGACTTATTCGTACGTCACCATTCACAAACTCACGTGAACTAAACCGGCAAACTGAATACTTACTGAGGTTGTAGAGCAAAGTATGAGTCCGCAAATATAATTCAAATGTGCAAATCCCTGGACAAGCAATAACACAATTAACTGGAGCCAAATTAAAAGTAATCCCTCATTCACCAGGAACGTGAATTAAACATTTAAGTACAAATCAGAAGCTGATTTAACACACTTTTGGTCCTAGGCCAAGCACTAGAGTCTAGTTATTAGCATTCACATACATGTGCGCCGCCATTGCCCGCCGATCTTCATTCCAGTTATCTATGCCCTGCTGCGACATATCGATAGGTTGACCCATCTGCACTTGTTCCCCTGCTATGTGTGCATCTGCAAAGGCACCATTTATCGCTTCTTCATTGAAGTACTCATCATTCGGCACATAATCGCGCATAAAATTGTGAAGAGCACAACATGCAAGCACAATATTATTTTGCGTTGCTATCAGGTAGTTCTGCATTGGACCTTTGAGTATTGGAAATCGCTTCTTAAGAACTCCAAATGTACGCTCAATAATATTCCTAACTGATGCATGTCGCCTATTGAACAGCGCTTTAGCTGCTCGCTCATGAGGTGTGCCCCGTGCACCCCTAAACGGAGCCATAAACCCCGGCATATTTCTGTAGGCAGCATCTACTGCATAATATTTTCCTGTTGATTTAATGACATAGGTTTCATGTTATAGCCCCTACTCATTTATTACAGAAACAAATGCTGTAAATAATCtgtcaaatacaaaagagactATTTCCTACTGTCTTGTATTATAAAAGTAATTCGTTACCAGACATATTCTAAAAAGGCATTTCAATTAAATTACCTTGCGGTGGCATTGGAAATCCTGAGCCCGGATCAAGCAAGGTCTCTTGGAGAATTCTGGCATCATGAGCACTACCCTCCCAGCCGACCCGAACAAAGACAAACCGCATATCATGATCGCAGGCAGCAAGTATATTCTGGGATAAGTCGCCATGCCGATTTCTGAACCTCTCTCTTACCTCTGCTCTGCACCAAGCGGATACGTGGGTCCCATCTAAAGCTCCCACACAATCCTATATAAGTGAAATAAGTTTGGCTATAAGTTTCACATGCTCGCAGAAACCTACATGAGAGTGCATGTCCAACTAAAAATGAGATACATACTCGGAACCACGGCATGAGCAAACCATTGTTCAAGATCCGAGGATGCGTGTCATCGACGTTTCTTGGCCTAACGAGATCACGACCTAGCCGAACCAAAGCTCGTAAGACACGACGAACGTGTCGATCAATCGTCTCCGTTGAGTGCTGGAACCGCTCGGCTAATACCCGGTGCCGCTCATCATGGCTCAGGCACATTAGGGTTAAAGCAACGGATTCATGTACCCCCACTCTTTGAGAAGGATATGCATGCCAGTAACCCCGATTAAGCAATAAATCGCACAAcaaaaggaattgaggaacatcCAAGCGCATATTCTGAATAATTCGGTCTTCATGTCCGTTAATAATCTCAACCACATAATCTCTCCCTGACAGCGCGCTATCTCGTACTCTTCGTCTTCTTGGGACCTGCTGATGTGTATCCTGGAAAAAGAACATGAAACCCAATAATACGACGTACATAAGGATGTTGTCGAGCTCCTCATCATCTAGCTCGTCATCCAGTTGACCTCCTTGAATGTGCCCATCGTTGTCCATCTTCGCACAGCAACAACTTTGAACTCTGAAATTGGCCAAGTGATTGAAGAACATTAAACCCTATTCTAGTAGTACAAGTGAAATATTATCAACCAAGAAATAATAACCTCAATTGATACAAATTCCAAGAAATAATTATAAAGAAACAAACATCCAAGCATTATATATGTGTAATAACACGAAAACATTAGGTTGATATCCTCAATATAATGCAAAAACGGTGTAACTATGAATACTAAAAGAGGAAATAAGCACATAATTCCTCGTATGTTAACTCACAACCTCATTTAAAGGTTGATATCCATGTAAACCAATTGAGTCAATTGCTGAAATCCCCAACAAATTCTACTAAATAAGTTCAACCCATTATTATAAACACTCACAAATAAATTAATAGCAATATCCtcaatatgaagaaaaaaatagacAAAACCCTATGCCTAAAATAACCTGAAATATTCTTAATCATAGATTAAACAAGtgaaataattaaacaagttcAACCATTTATTACAAAGTGTCAAAAGTGCAATAAGTAAATCTCCTAACAagtttattttatatataagtTCACTTAATAATTATAAACACTCACAGGCACATTTGGGGAATGCCAATAatataatggaaaaaaaaatgtcaactaTCCTTGTACACAGGtgaaataattaaacaagttcAACCATTTCATATAAAGACTCACAAGTTGAATAAGTAAATATCGTACAGTGTGTAGCAAACAAGttcaaatattattttgaaAATAACTGAATAAGGAGTTTAAATTAGCAGACATAAACCTAGCTATCTGAGAAAATAACTGTGAGTAATTAATACTAGAAAACACgaaaaccaaaaaatttataTGGCAACTATGAGTACACAAAATATTAGCCATTGCACTTTTACGGGGCCACAGTTGATATTTAGTGAACATCAGCCAATATTGCTATCCCCAGCACAAGTAAATTATGTAAACATTCCCTGAATGACACAAGGATAAAATGATAACAGGCCCCGGTGTGAATGTGATAACAGAAAAACCCAAAGAATAGATATTAAATGATGccaataaaattaatttaggAACATGGCTCCCTAATATATACGGCATTGCACTATTTCCTAACAACCAATACTGAGAAGCACTACTGCAACCAATATTGAGAAGCACACTCAAATTATTTAACACACGATGGTCCCTGAACATGCAGATGGTATTCAGAAATAACCTGAACCAGCTCCAAATGTTAAAAAATATACAAACAAAGATGACCATCGGCTCACAAAAAAATGTAGCGGCAACTCCTGTCACACAAAATGAAAATCCGTGCACCATTCCCAACAAATAATATATAGTAAACAATTCAACCAACATTTATAAACGCAACCAAATAAATTATCCGAAATTTTTGTAACCTCAACTTCAtctcacaagaaaaaaaaaaactaaattggGTCCACGGTACAGTAAAGAAATGAATAACACAGGCCAATGTCAACTCCAAGTACATAAATCCAAACGAATAGATCAAATCCATTTAAGGCATGGGGAAAACTAAGACGAAGGCTGCCGCAATAGTTTTGGGCTGGATTGAACGACATGCTAAGGGGGGGGAGAGGAAGCCTCGATGTCTGACAAAGGCAAGGCGGTCCTCGTCGTCCGCGCATAAGAACCAAATGAGACGCTTATGCCGATTCCTTAGCAGATCAGCCATCTGGAAGCGCACACTTCGGTCCAAATTCAGACTGCTCAAAGTGGCCAAAGCAGCCACCAGCTCCTCATCTTCATCAACTGGAGCCTGTTTGCTCTTAGCAGGAGAAGAGACCGAACCGGAGATCCCAGAGCTCCCTTTACCGCTCAATCGTGTCTCGATGCTGTCTAAAACTCGGACGTATTTCTGGAATTGGGGGGAGGACGGCGCAAAGAATGACTCAGTTGACATGTCCCCCGATTTGCGCTTTCCTTTGCCCTTCTTAACCTTCTCTTTCCCTTTCCGGGTCACAGGAACGGCATCTCCTCCATCTGATGAATCGACATCCACAACCCCCTTGCCCCTACCTCTGCTCGCAGCGTGTTCCATTTCCAATTCATCGCCCGAATTGAGGGGCGATACTCCAAAGCCGGCGCTAAAATCCCCAGTAGCCCCCTAATTCATGAAGACTTCTTCAAGCAAATGGAAGACCAGACAACACCGGTTCCTAAATCTATTGTATCCCTGGTTGACctacaaaagaagaaaacaggTTTTAAAAATAAGCAAAAGCCCAATTAACAATTTAACACAACAGCTGTTAGGAACAAACAACTTTTACAAATAAATAAGGCAAATTCCACAGCTGAACAATACATACAACTAATAATGGTCAAAAAACCTACCACAATTCTATAAACCAAGcttataaaagaaaatatataacgATAACAGCGTATAAGCTAAAGGATAGGACTAAGTATTATACCTGAAGTAGATGACTCCATCGCTCATCATCCATCATGAAGGTGAAGTTGGTTGAGTCCCAGCCCATAGCAGTGCCACGCTTCTTGAACGAAATGTAAAGCCTAGTTACGTTCTGAAGCGCATAGTACTTCGACCGAATAGTATCGCGGGGGAATGAAACCCCGAAAGTCTCAGTGAGCATCCTAGTAATCTGAGGGACAACGTGGCTCCCGATGGTCTGTGATGATATTTCCCCATTCCTATGCATGTTCAGAACATGTTCAGCAATGGCAGTTTCCATCTTCGGCGTGAAATTGATACGTTCCTTAGGACCTTTTGGTTTGGGcatctttgttttctttaggaaagtcaaaaccagaaaacaggcTTAGGGTCGCCTTAAACGGGAAATTAGATACAATCTAAGCCAATATTGGGACAGCATCTACAGAAATTTTTCACCTAGTCAGTTTAACTCACCTTGAAGTAGTTTGTTATACAAAGACGCAAATCGTTTTCTCCCGTAGCCGAATATAAAGAACAACGGATAGCACCCCTAGTCGTTTGCAAAGCTGTAAAATATCATCCATTTTAATGTACCAAGCAAataaaacagttccaaaatagAAAGTGAAATTCAGGTCAGGTTATCATATTGTGGGACAAAACTCTCACAGGTCCAAAACAGCTTCACATAAGAACTAGAGCCAAGTTTCGAATAAGGCCAGCTTATGTTGCACTCAAAACCAAATGAGTCACAGCTAAAAGGTCCTCAATTTGCAACCGCTGCGTAGGACTAATTAAAATTTCGCGAGCCCACCcaataaaacttcactaattaaGAAAGGCAGCTCAAGTACAACAACAACAGCCGCTGTAAATAATCGATATTCCACCAGCTTGGCCCAGCATATCACAGGGGCCATATAATTTCAGTAATCCAATTgcaataactcaagaaaaatagcAGTGGTGCTTAATATGTAAATCTCCCAACTGATCAAATTTCTTACACAAAATTAAAGTGTAGGAACAAATACCCTATTCACAGATAACAGGCATTAATATACGGATCAATTTAAGCTAACAGCTCACAAACTTATCAACTATCTAATACTTAGAAAATTAGGTTGATATTCATTTAGTTAACACGATGCATATATACCATGAGTTGCTGCTAAAATATCTCCTATGCGCACTAGAAATGGGCAAGTGCAGACAAGCTAAATATTTTTTTCTGGGATACGTGGGTATACGTCCCCTGTGTCCTGACTAATTGGGCCATTCTCAAAAAGTAAGaattgaaagcaaataaatggtGAAGATGCCAGTGTGAATTGCAAAAATCAGTTCCAAACCGGAACTGAAGAAAATTACTACCAAAATTACCGTAGATTTGGGGAGATTAAACGAAGCCGGTTTCAAAATAGGTATTCCATTCTGTCTCTACCATATACTATCACCACAATGGTAGTTCAGAGCCCCCAAAACATGCCGGTTTCAAAATTGATTTAAGTACTGTAGCCCTATTAAGTGAACAGTTCAAATTAATTAGGGCCCAATCAAGTGAACAGGTCAACCAACCTCAACGGCGCAACAACTGAGCAGCGGCGGAAACTTCACTCTCCTTCGCTGAGCAAGTAGAATCGCGATCGAAACGCCAAATCCAAGCTGATGGCCAAGCACTGATTACGCTAGTTCGGTACTTCTGATAGAAGTTCCTGTCGCTTCTTGTTCCTTTTTGCGTTGCGGATACTCAGCTCCTTGGTCACTGGTTTGCAAAAACAGCCTTCGATAAGCTGTAAATGCTCTTGGACAAGCTAGGTTCCAACTTGTTCTAGCTGCGCGCCACCAAACATCCACGGATTAGAAGCATATGAGCTCTTAACTGGAGGTGATTTGTGTCCGAATGCGGTCCTCGGTTGTTGCTGTAGTGAAGAGGAAAGTGAAGAAGGGAAAGTTGTGGCTGAGGTGATTGGAGGAACGGGACTTGTTTTAACATTTTGGGCTGCTAAACGGTACCGTATGGATTAAGCGGGACTGTAGCATTTTAAATACAACCTGTTGACCATCGTTTGTATATTGACtacaaaactgtttttggtaAAAACAGTGGAACCAAACGCAGCCATAGtcttatcgcagatttggactccgaacccggagtataacccagacgtgattactaggggcacttcattttggtgagtgcttccaaatacctgattgaactggacacttgtttccaatacttgatcaatatggtTGAATGATATATGAC contains the following coding sequences:
- the LOC113711410 gene encoding protein ALP1-like, with protein sequence MDNDGHIQGGQLDDELDDEELDNILMYVVLLGFMFFFQDTHQQVPRRRRVRDSALSGRDYVVEIINGHEDRIIQNMRLDVPQFLLLCDLLLNRGYWHAYPSQRVGVHESVALTLMCLSHDERHRVLAERFQHSTETIDRHVRRVLRALVRLGRDLVRPRNVDDTHPRILNNGLLMPWFRDCVGALDGTHVSAWCRAEVRERFRNRHGDLSQNILAACDHDMRFVFVRVGWEGSAHDARILQETLLDPGSGFPMPPQGKYYAVDAAYRNMPGFMAPFRGARGTPHERAAKALFNRRHASVRNIIERTFGVLKKRFPILKGPMQNYLIATQNNIVLACCALHNFMRDYVPNDEYFNEEAINGAFADAHIAGEQVQMGQPIDMSQQGIDNWNEDRRAMAAHMYVNANN